The DNA sequence TTTTCTTATACTTATCAATCGTTCTATCATCGTATCCGAATGTGGTACTGATCGCGAATTCCAGATCATCTTCATCAAATTCCCAATCGGATTCTACGCTCAAAGAAAGTTTGAGAATGAGATTATCATAGATTTCATTCCAAGTTGCCAAGACAGATCCCCTCCTTGAAAAATAAATGATGTCGGATTATTTCTTTTTTTCATATGGATTGTGGGTGACAGAAAGGATTCTTCCAACCATTCTAATTTACTCAAAGATTCTCGCTTCACCAAGGCGCTCTTCCATACCTGAGAACGTGGTCGTTGTACTGCTTGGCCAATCTGTTGGCATCGAGCGTTTGAAAGATCAGTATGATCAGAATGACCGCCAAGATGATTACAGTGAGAATGAACCCAACTCCCATGGTGATGAAACCGAGGAAAATGCTTCCAACAAGTAGAGCGTCCAGGAAAATGCCGAGGATAAGCAGCAGGAATCCTTGAATCATTTTTCCCACATAGATGTGCCCTACCCCCAGTATCCCTATCAATCCAGGCAGTAATGCCAAAATGGTCGCTATCCCTGGATCTTTACGATCAGGGATGGGATACATTCCAGGTCGAGGCTGATATGGAGGATATGGATACTCTGGTGCTCTGCCCTCTTTGAAGTTGAATCCACAATGCATACAGAATTGATAGCCGTCCCGGCTCTCCCCTCCGCATCTCGGACAGAACAAGATGATCCCTCCAACCAATAGAAATTAGTGAATTGGAATCTAAGAATCTTTCTGTGCTCGATTTTCAGTTCTCCGCAAGAACCAATGATCTCATTTCATGTCATATTACCATCAATTGGAGCAACAAAGATGATCTATGACTCAAATTTCAATTGAAAGCTACGCTTAGAAACGGTTTTCAATACTTCACTGAGGCGTTCACAAAGTCCTCAATCACTCTACTCTATTATTCGTCTAATGTCGTACATTTCAAACGATAATAGTACAAGTTTATATATATCAGAAAACGACAATATTGTGAAAGTTGGGGATTCATATGCCAATGTGTCCTTTCTGCGGCCTGTATGTCTACAAAGGGGAAGGAAACACGATCTGCATTTGCGGTGAGGAACTTCCCGAGGATATCCACAAGTACATGAGGGAGAGCATTATCTGCGGAAAACCGATGGAGTTCGAATCCGATTCAGGTGATGAACAGCAATTCAGGGAACTTTGAACCGGGTTATCATTTATGCTCTAGATATCCTAGATTCCTTCATCGTACCTACAGTAGTAGATACTCTTTTTTCCAAGCTCATTACCCACTGGACATTCAGGACATATGCATCCAATCTCATCGTGAACGCAGTTGGTGGGGCTCTTCCCCTTCGTGCAGAAGAACCTCTGCTCCCTGATCTTTGCACATACGGAGTATGAAGGGCATTTCCTGGTGCATAGACATCTTGTCATCTTCTCGTACAGTTCGTCATCACTAAGATTCATTTTTGTCATGAGATCTCCAGGATGTGATTGGAATCTTCCCCCTCGTAATATTTTCCAATTAACCAAGAGTTGAAAAGGTGGTGTGTCAGCTCCCCATCTTAGCTGATAGGTTCAAATCGTCCATCGAACAATAATGTTGGTGAGTGATTGCCATAGATAAGTGGGGATGCACTGTTTGTGGTTATGTATGCGATTCCGAAGAAGGAGATCCCGAGAACGGAATACCGCCAGGGACCGTTCTTGGGGAACTGCTTGGCGACTGGGTTTACCCTGTATGTGGGTCGCACAAGGTCAAGTTCCTCAAACTATGGCACGAGGAATCGGAATCTGATCGCAACTCAAGCTTCAGAGTTGACTCACGCCTGGAGATGACAGCTCGTCATGTAGGAACCAGATTCTATATTATTGGGCAATTGAACAATAACCATGATTATATCATTGTCACCGGGCGCGACCGAGATGTACTGAGATCCTATGTACGTGCCTTGATTAGACATCACTTCTGCGACGAGCGTACCATGGCTGATTACCGTTCCTTTGTTCTCGACTGTGATGAAGAACCAAATCTGATCATAGTACTCGTTTGTGTGATACTCAGTGATGGTTAGATTGTTGGTTGTCTGAGGTCCTTCAGTAGTATAGCTAAAAAAAATGATAGCCATCAGTGTGCCGATCAGAATCAGCATGACAAGGGCGACAAGACCGATGAACAAGGATATATTCTTGGGCAATTCGATTTCGGGCAAGAAAATTCTCATCCACTTTCCTTGCATGGATGATTGGAGCGTGCCTTTTGGCTCCCCGTATCTAAGGAGTGTACCGCAGCTCCAACATGTCTCGTCACTCCTGGACACATCCTTGCCACAGTTGGGACACTTCACCAATTACCCCTCCGTATTAACTAGTGCCTCTTGAGAGAAATAGGTATCCCATAATCGGCTCCTTCAACCGAGATGGCGTCAAGAATCTATTTTCCACCGACGGATTCCAGTTGATGCGATTCTTCAGGTTCCGAGCTGTACTGCTTATACACAGTGAGCCATGCGAATAGGCTGAATATGCCTACAACGGCGAAGATGATACCCATGACCGCTATTCTGCTCTGCCATTCCAGGGATGCGATCATCATTCCTCCCGCCCCTATGGCCATGAAAAGGAAGTTGAATATGGAGGAGGCCGAGCCGATGTCGGTGTCCACCTGGGAAAGTGCGATATCGAAGCTCGGAGGCCTGGTGATGGATACCGCCAGGGTTGCTGGTATCACCGAGAGAAGGAATGGGATCGGACCCAGCTCTCCCAGGGTCATGATCAGGATTCCGCTTATCACAATTACCGCAATGCTGGCAGCTACTATTTTCAGCCGGTTGAAATATCTCGCCAGTATCAAGTAAAGGAAAGGTCCGATCAGCAGGAACATACCATTCGCTGCGAAGAAGAGGCTGAACTCTCCCTTGCTCAATCCGAAATCATCGATCAGGATATATGTGGAGGTGCCAACCCACACGAAGATGATGATGCCCAGGGGAGACAGGCTTGGTAGCAAATTGGAGAACTTGCGATTCCTGAGGACCACGCCCAGCTGTGCCAGGGCAGCGAGCACTTTCCTGTCCGCTCTTTGAGAGATCGACTCATCCATTAGAATGCAGCCGGCAAGTGCGATCATTCCAATTGCCGCCAGTAGGAAGAATATTCCGTTCCAGGTGATCACCTGCAGCAATGCTGCACCGACGATGGGGGCGATGACAGGGCCCATGGCCATCATCATGCTCACCATGGCGAATGCCCTCTCCCTCTCATGACCGTCATAGATGTCCCTCACCATGGCCGTGGAAACGGCGACAGCGACACCTCCGAAGATGCCCTGCAGTGCCCGGAATACTATCAGCTCGTAGACGTTCGTCGATAGCCCGCAGAGAACGCTGAAGAAGACGAACGCGGCCATGCCCGCTATCAGCGCAGGCCTTCTCCCATACTTGTCGGAGAGCGGTCCCCAGAGTAAAAGGCCGATGCCGTAGAATAGGAAGAACAGTATCAGGTTGAGGTTCAGCAGGCTAACGGGAGCATCGAGCTCGACACTCATCTCAGGTAGGGCTGCGAGATACATATCGGTTGCAAGGGCGGGAAGTGCGTTCAGGAGAATGATGATTGCCAGAACTGCGGCGGATCTCTTGGGCAGAACCCATCTCCTTCCCGACTTCTGCATCTCCTGGCCGTTCGTCTAAATCCCCCCGTACGAATCATTGACTGCACCCGTTGTTCCAGAATCAGCAGAGAGGGTACTGTCCAGGTGATTGAATCTGTCGTTATAATCCTTTCATTCCAGGATGAACGGAGTCAGTAGCATCGATCGAGCATCATTGAGAAACGTTG is a window from the Methanomassiliicoccales archaeon genome containing:
- a CDS encoding zinc ribbon domain-containing protein — encoded protein: MFCPRCGGESRDGYQFCMHCGFNFKEGRAPEYPYPPYQPRPGMYPIPDRKDPGIATILALLPGLIGILGVGHIYVGKMIQGFLLLILGIFLDALLVGSIFLGFITMGVGFILTVIILAVILIILIFQTLDANRLAKQYNDHVLRYGRAPW
- a CDS encoding DUF2769 domain-containing protein — its product is MNLSDDELYEKMTRCLCTRKCPSYSVCAKIREQRFFCTKGKSPTNCVHDEIGCICPECPVGNELGKKSIYYCRYDEGI
- a CDS encoding multidrug effflux MFS transporter — translated: MQKSGRRWVLPKRSAAVLAIIILLNALPALATDMYLAALPEMSVELDAPVSLLNLNLILFFLFYGIGLLLWGPLSDKYGRRPALIAGMAAFVFFSVLCGLSTNVYELIVFRALQGIFGGVAVAVSTAMVRDIYDGHERERAFAMVSMMMAMGPVIAPIVGAALLQVITWNGIFFLLAAIGMIALAGCILMDESISQRADRKVLAALAQLGVVLRNRKFSNLLPSLSPLGIIIFVWVGTSTYILIDDFGLSKGEFSLFFAANGMFLLIGPFLYLILARYFNRLKIVAASIAVIVISGILIMTLGELGPIPFLLSVIPATLAVSITRPPSFDIALSQVDTDIGSASSIFNFLFMAIGAGGMMIASLEWQSRIAVMGIIFAVVGIFSLFAWLTVYKQYSSEPEESHQLESVGGK
- a CDS encoding rubredoxin — protein: MDKWGCTVCGYVCDSEEGDPENGIPPGTVLGELLGDWVYPVCGSHKVKFLKLWHEESESDRNSSFRVDSRLEMTARHVGTRFYIIGQLNNNHDYIIVTGRDRDVLRSYVRALIRHHFCDERTMADYRSFVLDCDEEPNLIIVLVCVILSDG